AAGCGGGTCATGCTCTCGATGCAGATACCCTCTCCAAAGAGCTCAACATTTCCAAAAGCTTTTTAGCCAAAATTCTCCAGTCCCTCGCACGTCAGGGAATCCTCAACTCCTATAAAGGGGTCAACGGGGGATTTGAACTCGCCCGTAAAAGCAGCGAAATCACCGTCCTCGAAGTGATGGAGGCCGCAGAGGGAAAAAGTCCCGCCGTATTCAGCTGTTCCCCGTCTCAGGATGACTGCCCCTCCAATAAAGCGATGAGTTGCGGACTCTGGCCGTTTTTAAACCGATTACAGGGAAAAGTGGATGCGTTTTTAGGCATTCTTACCCTTGAAGCCATTTTAGAAGAGTGATGCTTGGCAAAAGCAAAAAATAAAACACCCGATGTAAAATCGGTATTATCGGCTATTTTCGCCTCACGTGACCTCAGTGTCGTCTTTTTTGTTATGGCGATTTTGGCCATCATTATCGTCCCGTTGCCCAGCGCCCTGCTCGACCTGCTTCTCGCGGTCGTTATCGCCCTTTCGGTCCTCATCTTACTGATTTCTCTTTATATCCCGAAACCGACCGATTTGACGACGTTTCCGACACTGCTACTGGTCATCACCCTCTTTAGGCTCTCGCTGAACATCGCGACAACGCGTATGATTCTCAGCCACGGGCACGAAGGGCCTCAGGCCGTCAGTGACATCATCACCAGTTTCGGAAATTTCGTCGTCGGAGGGAACTACGTTATCGGGGTGATCGTCTTTAGTATCTTGGTTTTAATCAACTTTATGGTTGTAACCAAAGGGTCAAACCGCGTCGCCGAAGTCGCGGCACGTTTTACGCTCGATGCGATGCCCGGAAAACAGATGGCCATCGATGCCGATCTCAACAGCGGTCTGATCGATGAAAAAC
The nucleotide sequence above comes from Sulfuricurvum sp.. Encoded proteins:
- a CDS encoding Rrf2 family transcriptional regulator; protein product: MLMTRASEYALLSLIVLAKAGHALDADTLSKELNISKSFLAKILQSLARQGILNSYKGVNGGFELARKSSEITVLEVMEAAEGKSPAVFSCSPSQDDCPSNKAMSCGLWPFLNRLQGKVDAFLGILTLEAILEE